The DNA region CGGTCGGGAACTCGGCGGTATCGATGATGTCCTTGATGCCGACCGCGATGCCGCGCAGCGGCCCGGCATCCTGCGCACGTGCCTTCGCGTCGTGGCGGACAAAGGCGCCGATCGTCTTGTCCTGCGCACCGATCGCCTGCAGCGATTGGTTGATGGCGGCCTCGGGCGACAGCGCGCCCTGTTCGATACGCGCTTGGAGGTCGGCAAGTGAGATCATGGGCGGCTTCCTCGAATTGGCGACCGCTTGTAGCGCGTCACGCCTACTCCGCCAATGTCGCGGTTGATCACAATCCCTGGTTGGGCGAAGCTAGAGCCCGCATGCATGACCGGTCACCCAGCACCACTGAACTCACCGACACCGAACGGCTTAGCCGGCTGCGGCTGATCCGCTCCGACAATGTCGGGCCGCGCACCTTTGCATCGCTGCTCCGCCATTTTGGCGATGCGGCGCACGCGCTGGAGCGCCTGCCGGATCTCGCGCGCCGCGGCGGCGCATCGGGACCCGGGCGCATCGCGAGCGAGGCCGATGCCGCCGCGGAGCTCGCGGCCTGCGCCAAGTTCGGCATCGATCTCGTCGCGCCGGAGGAAGCCCACTATCCGGCCCGGCTTGCCACCATCGACGACGCACCGCCGCTGCTCGGCGTGCGCGGCGCGCGCGACACGCTGATACGCCCGATGATCGCGATCGTCGGCTCCCGCAATGCGTCCGGCGCCGGGCTGAAATTTGCAGGCCAGCTGGCGCGCGATCTCGGCGACGCCGGCTTTGTCGTGATCTCCGGCCTCGCCCGCGGCATCGACCAGGCGGCGCATCGTGCGACCGTTGCAAGCGGCACGGTTGCGGTGCTCGCCGGCGGCCATGACCGCATCTACCCGCCGGAGCATGAGGATTTGCTGGTCGCCCTGCTCGCGCACGGCGC from Bradyrhizobium sp. B124 includes:
- the dprA gene encoding DNA-processing protein DprA produces the protein MHDRSPSTTELTDTERLSRLRLIRSDNVGPRTFASLLRHFGDAAHALERLPDLARRGGASGPGRIASEADAAAELAACAKFGIDLVAPEEAHYPARLATIDDAPPLLGVRGARDTLIRPMIAIVGSRNASGAGLKFAGQLARDLGDAGFVVISGLARGIDQAAHRATVASGTVAVLAGGHDRIYPPEHEDLLVALLAHGAAISEMPLGHVPRARDFPRRNRLISGASLGVVVVEAAHRSGSLITARMAAEQGREVFAVPGSPIDPRAAGANDLIKQGATLVTEAADVINAVTPIMERPVMLSAREDDEPMDFATDASDRARIINLLGPSPISLDDLIRMADVSPAVVRAVLLELELAGRLERHGGGLVSMI